The genomic window CCCTGATGCTGCGCGGCTCCGGAGATGCCACCATGGTGACGTTCGACGCGCGCGTGGTGCCGCCGCTGACGCCGGCAGCGCAGGCCAAGGTCACCATTCAGTTCCTGGTACCGGCGAACTCGTTCAGCAGTGAAGAGACCAGCGGCGGCCGGCGCATCAACCTGGACTTCTTCGTGACCGCCCTGACGCCCGACGGCAAGGTGGGGGCGAACACCGGGCAGACGGTGGACGCCACGCTGGCGCCGGACCAATTCGCGCAGGTGCAACAGCAGGGGCTGATGCTGCCGATGGAAGTGACTGTGCCGGCCGGCGTATACGATCTGCGTCTGGCCGTGCGCGACAACCGCACGGGATACTTCGGCACGCTGAGCGCTCCGCTGACGGTGCGGCGTCCGGGCTCCTGACAGAGATGAAGTTCGTCCGCTACAGCAAATATGTCGCCGACGCCGCCGGGGAAATGAGCCTGGAGGACCTGCTCAACGCCCTCTCCGACTACCTGCTGCAGAGCGGCTTCGAGAGTTCCTACCTGGGTTTCTACGAGATGCGCGGCGAGCAGACGCTGGACGAACTGCGCCGCGCCATCGAGCAGGCTCTGGAGTCGGGCGATCTGCTGGACGACGTCCTGCGCGAGCAGATCGAGCGCCTGCGCGCCGAGGGCACGTTCGACGAGCTGGTGGAGCGGCTCATCGAGCGCATGGAGCAGGAAGACTACATCTCCATCGATGCACCGCGCGAGCGGACCGAGGAATCCGAACTGCCGGGCCACGCCGACCGAATGGAAGGCCGCGCGCGCTTCGAGATCACCGACAAGAGCCTGGACTTCCTGGGATTCAAAGCGCTGCGCGATCTGCTGGCGTCGCTGGGACGCGCCAGCTTCGGGCGCCACGACACGCGCGACCTGGCCACCGGCATCGAGACCTCGGGCGCGCCCAAGCCTTACGAGTTCGGCGATACGCTGAACCTCGACATCACCGCCACGCTGGCCAGCGCCATCCAGCGCGAAGGACTGCACGTCCCCCTCAACCTGGAATACTCGGATCTGCAGGTGCACCAG from Terriglobales bacterium includes these protein-coding regions:
- a CDS encoding VWA domain-containing protein; amino-acid sequence: MKFVRYSKYVADAAGEMSLEDLLNALSDYLLQSGFESSYLGFYEMRGEQTLDELRRAIEQALESGDLLDDVLREQIERLRAEGTFDELVERLIERMEQEDYISIDAPRERTEESELPGHADRMEGRARFEITDKSLDFLGFKALRDLLASLGRASFGRHDTRDLATGIETSGAPKPYEFGDTLNLDITATLASAIQREGLHVPLNLEYSDLQVHQCEYQSSCATVLMLDCSHSMILYGEDRFTPAKKVAMALLQLIRTQYPGDSLSLVLFHDSAEEVPLSQLARVKVGPYYTNTREGLRLAQRILDRQRKDMRQIVMITDGKPSALTLEDGRIYKNAFGLDPLVVSQTLEEVSKCKRAGILINTFMLASDYGLVQFVQKVTEMCRGKAYFTTPYTLGQYLLMDYMSRKTRTIH